The following are encoded together in the Candidatus Methylomirabilis oxygeniifera genome:
- a CDS encoding putative DNA methylase (Evidence 3 : Function proposed based on presence of conserved amino acid motif, structural feature or limited homology), producing the protein MAKKPTTSKSVEALKHDEATRKNIPTAEYQSVLQKAEQDPVRVALQRGVAGLKEEKAGRNRDLDPQLVWRGKDEQDWSDLVVHAPPLYIQEKVHPKALIDDLIRQTKLDAKAAAPQFDLFADFNGVPEGVDKTEFYRHDQNWSNRMILGDSLQVMASLAEREGLRGKVQCIFFDPPYGIKFNSNFQWSTTSRDVKDGKADHITREPEQVKAFRDTWRDGIHSYLTYLRDRLAVARDLLTDSGSIFVQIGDENVHRVRAVMDEVFGEKNFVVLISFQKTGGFESEFLSNTVDYVLWYLKERNSAKYRGLLTDRRAGHTSLDRYDQYQDDEFTSRPLTRDEKLPGSGIDELKRFQLFPLYSEGESEGGSRTFNWFGESFSIRKGTHWKTTQIGLRRIAQSSRIERTANTIRYKRFVGDVPMLPITDRWESTQIGTERIYVVQTAAEVIKRCILMTTDPGDLVLDPTCGSGTTAYVAEQWGRRWITIDTSRVALALARARIMGARYPFYLLADSREGQLKEAEVTRTLASSQPVQGNIRHGFVYERVPHITLKSIANNAEIDVIWEKWQAKLEPLREALNSALKKTWQEWEIPREAETAWPAPAKKLHADWWEARIARQKEIDASIAAKAECEYLYDKPYEDRKKVRVAGPFTVESLSPHRVLGVDENDELIDRVSDIGTGYGEKQTFPQMILENLKTAGVQQAHKEDRITFTALTPWPGYFVCAEGRYFEGNPESGTEKRAAIFIGPEFGTVTRPDLVAAAREAGDADFDVLIACAFNYEAHATEFTKLGRIPVLKARMNADLHMADDLKNTGKGNLFVIFGEPDIDILPAEDGQIRVKVNGVDVFHPQTGEVRSDSADGIACWFIDTDYNEESFFVRHAYFLGANDPYSALKTTLKAEINEEAWATLNSDTSRSFPKPKSGRIAVKVINHLGDEVMKVFRV; encoded by the coding sequence ATGGCCAAGAAACCAACCACCAGCAAATCCGTTGAAGCGCTCAAGCACGACGAGGCCACGAGGAAGAACATCCCCACCGCCGAGTACCAATCGGTCCTGCAAAAGGCGGAGCAGGACCCGGTGCGCGTGGCCCTGCAGCGCGGCGTAGCCGGGCTGAAAGAAGAAAAGGCAGGTCGAAACCGCGATCTCGATCCACAGCTCGTCTGGCGCGGCAAGGATGAGCAGGACTGGAGCGACCTCGTCGTTCACGCCCCGCCGCTCTACATCCAGGAAAAAGTCCACCCCAAGGCGCTGATCGATGACCTCATACGTCAGACCAAGCTCGACGCAAAGGCTGCGGCCCCGCAATTCGATCTGTTCGCCGACTTCAACGGCGTCCCCGAGGGCGTGGACAAGACCGAATTCTACCGGCACGACCAGAACTGGTCGAACCGCATGATCCTCGGCGACTCCCTCCAGGTCATGGCCAGCCTGGCCGAGCGCGAGGGCCTGCGCGGGAAGGTGCAGTGCATCTTCTTCGACCCGCCCTACGGCATCAAATTCAACAGCAATTTCCAGTGGAGCACCACCAGCCGCGATGTGAAGGACGGCAAGGCCGACCACATCACCCGCGAGCCGGAGCAGGTCAAGGCCTTCCGCGACACCTGGCGCGACGGCATCCACAGCTATCTCACCTATCTCCGCGACCGCCTCGCCGTCGCCCGCGACCTCCTCACCGACTCCGGCTCCATCTTCGTGCAGATCGGTGATGAAAACGTGCATCGCGTTCGGGCGGTGATGGATGAGGTGTTTGGGGAAAAGAACTTCGTTGTCCTTATCTCGTTCCAGAAAACAGGCGGCTTCGAGAGCGAATTTCTGTCAAACACCGTCGATTACGTCTTGTGGTACTTGAAGGAGCGAAACTCAGCAAAATACCGAGGCTTGCTGACTGATCGAAGAGCAGGACACACCTCACTTGATCGGTACGACCAATATCAGGACGACGAGTTCACGAGTCGCCCTTTGACAAGGGACGAGAAACTTCCTGGTTCTGGCATCGACGAGTTAAAGAGGTTCCAACTATTTCCGCTCTATTCGGAGGGTGAATCTGAGGGCGGTTCACGGACGTTCAACTGGTTTGGAGAATCCTTCTCCATCCGCAAGGGTACCCATTGGAAAACTACACAGATCGGCCTGCGGCGCATCGCGCAGTCGTCGCGCATCGAGCGGACAGCAAACACAATACGCTACAAAAGGTTTGTGGGCGATGTTCCGATGTTGCCAATTACGGATCGGTGGGAATCAACTCAAATCGGAACGGAGAGAATTTACGTTGTTCAAACAGCCGCAGAAGTTATCAAGCGCTGCATCTTGATGACCACTGATCCCGGCGACCTCGTGCTCGACCCGACCTGCGGTTCTGGCACCACAGCCTATGTCGCCGAACAATGGGGGCGGCGTTGGATCACCATCGATACCTCGCGCGTAGCGCTGGCGCTGGCCCGTGCCCGCATCATGGGCGCGCGGTATCCGTTTTACCTGCTGGCCGATTCTCGCGAAGGCCAGCTTAAGGAAGCCGAAGTCACCCGCACTCTGGCGAGTTCTCAGCCGGTGCAGGGGAACATCCGCCACGGCTTCGTCTATGAGCGTGTGCCGCACATCACCCTCAAGTCCATCGCCAACAACGCGGAGATCGACGTCATCTGGGAGAAGTGGCAGGCGAAGCTGGAGCCGTTGCGCGAGGCATTGAACTCCGCACTCAAGAAGACCTGGCAGGAATGGGAGATACCACGCGAAGCGGAGACCGCGTGGCCCGCGCCCGCCAAAAAGCTGCACGCCGACTGGTGGGAGGCCCGCATCGCCCGACAGAAGGAGATCGATGCCTCCATCGCCGCTAAGGCTGAGTGTGAATACCTCTACGACAAGCCCTACGAGGACAGGAAGAAGGTCCGCGTGGCCGGTCCCTTCACCGTCGAAAGCCTCTCGCCGCATCGTGTACTCGGGGTGGATGAAAACGATGAATTGATCGACCGCGTGTCGGATATCGGCACCGGCTACGGAGAGAAGCAGACCTTTCCCCAGATGATTCTGGAGAACCTCAAGACCGCCGGAGTCCAGCAAGCGCATAAGGAAGATCGCATCACCTTTACCGCGCTCACGCCATGGCCGGGCTACTTCGTGTGCGCCGAAGGCCGCTACTTCGAAGGCAATCCGGAATCGGGTACCGAAAAGCGCGCCGCCATCTTCATCGGTCCGGAATTCGGCACCGTCACCCGACCCGATCTGGTAGCTGCCGCCCGCGAGGCTGGCGATGCCGATTTCGACGTGTTGATCGCCTGCGCCTTCAATTACGAGGCTCACGCCACAGAGTTCACCAAACTCGGCCGCATTCCCGTGCTCAAGGCGCGGATGAATGCCGACCTGCACATGGCCGACGATCTCAAGAACACCGGCAAAGGCAACCTCTTCGTGATCTTCGGCGAGCCTGACATAGACATCCTGCCGGCCGAAGACGGCCAGATACGGGTAAAGGTCAATGGCGTGGACGTCTTCCATCCCCAAACCGGCGAAGTCCGCAGCGACAGCGCCGATGGCATCGCCTGCTGGTTCATCGATACCGACTACAACGAAGAGAGCTTCTTCGTTCGCCACGCCTATTTCCTCGGTGCGAACGACCCCTACAGCGCGCTGAAGACCACGCTCAAAGCCGAGATCAATGAGGAAGCCTGGGCCACGCTCAATAGCGACACCTCGCGATCCTTCCCTAAACCGAAATCCGGCCGTATTGCCGTGAAGGTCATCAACCACCTCGGCGACGAAGTGATGAAGGTGTTTAGGGTATGA
- a CDS encoding conserved protein of unknown function (Evidence 4 : Homologs of previously reported genes of unknown function): MSNNNPAGSTWKKWDLHVHSPSSIVQNYGGNTEVAWEAFLADLEKLSPEFKVIGINDYIFIEGYERVLIEKRERGRLTNIDLILPVVEFRLDKFAGVVKKDEHGNYSQSDWNRINLHVIFDELDPEIIRQQFLNALAPYYNLIPDSTHLKGKWQAVITLASLKDLGQRIIGAAPADKKAAYGAPLQEGFNNLCVSLESIVQALDNHTLTNRYLLAVGKTEWENMKWDDQSIAEKRNVINGVQLVFTAAPNPESYETARKRLADSHVNSKLLDCSDAHALSTSESKDRIGHCFTWIKADSTFEGLRQAVTEFDQRVFVGDVPPKYQLVAANRTKYASAITIKKKAGSALPDTWFDVNLPLNHDLVAIIGNKGSGKSALADIAALAGNTKNYEKFSFLTEDRFRDPKSRLAAQFAGTLRWQDGTDSTRELHQNPAPSDVERVKYLPQSYLEALCNELGGVGSSTFDSELRKIIYTHVPEEEKLDFISLDDLLNFKVEEIEREREQVAQQLSKLNDEINTIERRLAPNFRLSLETQLEGKRKELQALESARPAVVEDPTASDAAKAEAAAATARLQELGGQLAAIRDEERVAREKKAGATKRAALVNRVLQALTNHEKAHEQFLANLKMTLVEIDSSLSTDDVVSLKVDTSKLDSIGAAMKAEIVAQDKILNSQEATGITKRRETAESEVKAIKSKLSEKQRLYVVYQEQVSQWKRAKAELIGAREKVHSISWFEAEIQELAQLPAKRNQLREERIAVVRRLHEQIEKTVAEYKRLYQPVQGFVQSAANMEMPLPLAFNVRIAEEGFQQHFLAMINRQTRGSFSGIEESNQLIHGILRETDFGDSEETVQFVSRIDDMLHVDRREDGGGNEMQPSDQLRKHSEVKDVYDFLFGLSYLQPRYSLTYGGQEIGRLSPGERGLLLLVFYLLVDKDDIPLIIDQPEENLDNQTIYKILVTCIKAAKQRRQVIMVTHNPNLAVVCDAEQIICASCDKANNLFGYISGAIESSEIKARVVEILEGTEPAFVNRKRKYGL; the protein is encoded by the coding sequence GTGAGCAACAACAATCCTGCTGGCTCAACATGGAAGAAGTGGGATCTCCACGTCCACAGCCCCTCCTCAATCGTGCAGAACTACGGTGGTAATACGGAGGTAGCGTGGGAGGCTTTCTTAGCCGACCTCGAAAAGCTTTCACCTGAGTTCAAAGTCATCGGCATCAACGACTACATTTTCATAGAGGGCTACGAGCGAGTCCTGATAGAAAAGCGTGAACGAGGCCGTTTGACGAACATTGACCTGATTCTTCCAGTCGTTGAATTCCGCTTGGACAAATTTGCCGGCGTAGTCAAGAAAGACGAACACGGAAACTATTCTCAATCGGACTGGAATAGGATCAATCTCCACGTCATCTTCGACGAGCTCGATCCAGAGATTATCCGCCAACAATTCCTGAATGCGCTTGCACCTTATTATAATCTAATCCCGGATTCCACCCACCTGAAAGGGAAATGGCAGGCGGTGATTACCCTGGCCAGTTTGAAGGATCTTGGACAGAGGATTATCGGCGCTGCTCCGGCCGATAAGAAAGCAGCCTACGGCGCCCCATTGCAGGAGGGCTTCAACAACCTCTGCGTAAGTTTGGAATCAATCGTTCAGGCTCTAGACAATCACACACTGACGAATCGCTATCTGTTAGCCGTTGGCAAGACCGAATGGGAGAACATGAAGTGGGATGATCAATCGATAGCCGAGAAGCGCAACGTCATCAATGGTGTTCAGCTTGTATTCACCGCAGCTCCGAATCCCGAGTCCTACGAGACCGCGCGAAAACGGCTTGCGGACTCACACGTCAACAGCAAGCTTCTCGATTGCTCAGATGCTCACGCCCTGAGCACGTCTGAAAGCAAAGATCGAATTGGCCATTGCTTCACCTGGATAAAAGCGGATTCGACGTTCGAGGGTCTGCGTCAGGCCGTAACGGAATTCGATCAGCGCGTCTTCGTCGGCGATGTGCCTCCGAAGTATCAACTCGTTGCCGCAAATCGAACCAAATATGCCTCTGCCATCACGATCAAGAAGAAGGCAGGGTCTGCCCTGCCCGATACATGGTTCGACGTTAACCTGCCGCTGAATCATGATCTCGTCGCAATTATCGGGAACAAGGGCAGTGGTAAGAGCGCCCTAGCCGACATAGCAGCGCTCGCTGGGAATACCAAGAACTATGAGAAGTTCTCCTTTCTGACTGAGGATCGATTCCGCGACCCGAAGAGCAGGCTCGCAGCCCAGTTCGCAGGCACCCTTCGATGGCAGGACGGAACCGACTCCACGCGCGAACTTCACCAGAACCCCGCACCGTCGGATGTAGAACGGGTCAAATATCTTCCGCAAAGCTATCTCGAAGCACTCTGCAATGAACTCGGCGGCGTCGGTTCGTCTACCTTCGACAGCGAATTGCGAAAGATTATTTATACGCATGTGCCAGAGGAAGAGAAGCTCGATTTCATTTCCCTCGATGATCTTCTGAATTTCAAGGTCGAGGAGATCGAGCGCGAGCGCGAGCAGGTAGCGCAACAGCTATCCAAGCTCAACGACGAAATAAACACCATAGAAAGGCGACTGGCGCCGAATTTTCGGCTCAGCCTGGAAACCCAGCTCGAAGGTAAGCGCAAAGAGTTGCAGGCACTGGAGAGCGCAAGGCCTGCGGTAGTTGAGGATCCGACCGCGTCCGACGCCGCGAAAGCCGAAGCCGCTGCTGCGACGGCCAGATTACAGGAGCTGGGAGGCCAGCTTGCTGCGATCCGCGATGAGGAACGGGTGGCTCGCGAAAAGAAAGCGGGTGCGACCAAACGTGCGGCCTTAGTGAATCGCGTCTTGCAGGCACTCACAAATCATGAGAAGGCGCATGAGCAATTCTTGGCCAACCTGAAAATGACACTCGTCGAGATCGATAGCAGTCTTTCGACCGATGACGTTGTTTCGCTCAAAGTGGATACCTCGAAGCTGGACAGCATCGGCGCTGCGATGAAAGCGGAGATCGTAGCGCAAGATAAGATCCTCAACAGCCAAGAAGCAACCGGCATTACCAAGCGGCGAGAGACCGCTGAATCCGAGGTCAAGGCAATCAAGAGCAAGCTTAGTGAGAAGCAGCGTCTTTACGTTGTGTATCAGGAACAGGTCTCGCAGTGGAAGCGTGCCAAAGCGGAACTAATCGGCGCGAGAGAGAAAGTCCACTCGATTTCGTGGTTCGAAGCGGAAATACAGGAGCTTGCTCAGCTTCCAGCGAAGCGCAATCAGTTGCGAGAGGAACGTATTGCGGTGGTTCGACGCCTACATGAGCAGATCGAAAAGACGGTTGCGGAATATAAGCGGCTATACCAGCCGGTGCAAGGATTCGTTCAGTCCGCCGCCAACATGGAGATGCCGTTGCCCCTTGCTTTCAACGTGAGGATCGCGGAGGAGGGATTCCAGCAGCATTTTCTGGCCATGATCAATCGTCAAACGCGGGGGAGCTTCTCGGGCATCGAGGAAAGCAATCAACTGATTCACGGCATTCTCCGGGAAACAGATTTCGGCGATTCGGAAGAAACGGTTCAGTTTGTGAGTCGCATCGATGACATGTTGCACGTTGACCGTCGCGAAGACGGCGGTGGAAACGAGATGCAGCCGAGCGATCAGCTTCGGAAACACAGTGAGGTGAAAGACGTATATGACTTCCTGTTTGGATTGAGCTATTTACAGCCGCGATATTCATTGACCTATGGCGGTCAAGAGATCGGGCGACTCTCTCCAGGCGAGCGCGGATTGCTCCTGCTGGTGTTCTATCTCTTGGTGGATAAGGACGACATACCTCTGATTATCGACCAGCCGGAGGAGAATCTCGACAACCAGACGATTTACAAGATTCTCGTTACGTGTATCAAAGCGGCGAAGCAGCGCCGCCAAGTAATCATGGTCACGCACAATCCGAATTTGGCAGTGGTTTGCGATGCCGAGCAGATCATTTGCGCTAGCTGCGACAAAGCCAACAATCTATTTGGATACATCTCAGGCGCTATCGAGTCCAGCGAGATCAAGGCCAGAGTCGTGGAGATTCTTGAAGGAACAGAGCCAGCCTTCGTTAATCGGAAGCGGAAATATGGACTCTGA
- a CDS encoding UvrD/REP helicase: MDFRIADTFTDSLARLTGDEQKAVKTTAFDLQMNPAHPGMSFHKLDKARDKKFWSVYVNDDIRLIVHRSDESLLLCYVDHHDNAYRWAERRKLETHPKTGAAQLVEVRETVQEIIIPAYVETQQPAPPKPRLFAEVSDDCLLNYGVPLGWLNDVRQATEDTLLALADHLPSEAAEALLELATGGKPDVAKPVPTGTDPFAHPDAQRRFRVMNNIEELQRALDYPWDKWTVFLHPAQRQWVERDYNGPARVSGSAGTGKTIVALHRAVFLTRANPDARVLLTTFSDILANALRIQLRRLVSNEPRLAERLEVHSIDAIGHRLFKPHLGQSQIVSQVTVLELLKEAAAEVTGHKFSLPFLLTEWKQVVDAWQLETWEAYRDVRRLGRKTRLPEKQRVVLWSIFDHVRARLAAGNLITGSGMFSRLAAVVAESKHPPFDFAVVDEAQDMSVAHLRFIAALGADRPNSLFFAGDLGQRIFQQPFSWLALGIDIRGRARTLHVNYRTSHQIRMQADRLLAPEVTDADGNTEDRSNTISVFNGPAPTIRVCDSLETEKATVSKWIMDLKKDGVAPHEFGVFVRSAAELDRALAAVKEAGLTFKILDEQVETTSGHVSISTMHLAKGLEFRAVVVMACDDEVIPLQERIETVTDDADLEDVYNTERHLLYVACTRARDHLLVTSVAPASEFLDDLRM; encoded by the coding sequence ATGGACTTTCGAATCGCAGACACCTTCACCGACAGCCTGGCCCGGTTGACCGGTGACGAGCAGAAGGCCGTAAAGACTACGGCCTTTGACTTGCAAATGAATCCGGCTCATCCCGGCATGAGTTTCCACAAGCTCGATAAGGCCAGGGATAAGAAATTCTGGTCGGTGTATGTCAACGACGATATCCGGCTCATTGTCCACAGGAGCGATGAGAGCCTCTTGCTCTGCTATGTCGATCACCACGATAACGCCTATCGCTGGGCTGAGCGCCGGAAGTTGGAGACACACCCAAAGACCGGGGCTGCTCAGTTGGTTGAGGTGCGGGAGACGGTCCAGGAAATCATTATCCCTGCATACGTCGAGACTCAACAGCCGGCTCCACCTAAACCGCGCCTATTCGCTGAGGTGTCCGACGATTGCCTGCTGAACTACGGTGTGCCACTGGGGTGGCTGAATGATGTTCGACAAGCCACGGAGGACACCTTGCTGGCATTGGCGGATCATTTACCGAGTGAAGCGGCTGAAGCGCTGCTGGAACTCGCCACCGGCGGGAAGCCGGACGTCGCCAAGCCCGTCCCCACCGGAACCGATCCGTTTGCTCACCCGGATGCTCAGCGTCGATTCCGGGTCATGAACAACATCGAGGAGTTGCAGCGGGCCCTCGACTATCCCTGGGACAAATGGACGGTCTTTCTCCATCCGGCACAACGCCAATGGGTCGAGCGCGACTACAACGGCCCCGCGCGGGTCTCCGGCTCGGCGGGTACAGGAAAGACCATCGTCGCCTTGCATCGGGCCGTCTTTCTGACCCGCGCCAACCCCGATGCCAGAGTGTTGCTCACCACCTTTTCAGACATCCTGGCGAATGCTCTCCGAATACAACTCAGGCGGCTGGTCAGCAACGAACCGCGTTTGGCCGAACGTCTGGAGGTGCATTCCATCGATGCCATTGGCCATCGGCTCTTCAAACCTCACCTCGGCCAATCGCAGATCGTGTCGCAGGTCACAGTGCTGGAACTCCTGAAGGAGGCAGCCGCAGAAGTTACCGGCCATAAATTTAGCCTGCCCTTCTTGCTGACGGAGTGGAAGCAAGTCGTCGATGCGTGGCAGTTGGAAACATGGGAGGCGTATCGCGATGTCAGGCGGCTGGGCAGAAAGACGCGGCTACCGGAGAAGCAGCGCGTTGTGCTCTGGTCTATTTTCGATCATGTCCGTGCGCGCCTGGCGGCAGGGAACCTGATCACAGGCTCGGGCATGTTCAGCAGACTGGCCGCTGTTGTAGCCGAAAGTAAACATCCGCCCTTCGACTTTGCCGTCGTGGACGAGGCCCAAGACATGAGCGTGGCTCATTTGCGGTTCATTGCTGCGCTCGGGGCGGATCGACCGAACAGCCTGTTCTTTGCAGGCGATCTTGGTCAACGCATCTTCCAACAACCCTTCTCGTGGCTCGCACTGGGCATCGATATCCGCGGGCGTGCCCGGACCCTGCACGTCAATTACCGAACCTCCCACCAGATCCGCATGCAGGCAGATCGATTGCTGGCTCCAGAAGTGACCGATGCGGACGGCAATACGGAGGATCGGAGCAACACCATCTCTGTGTTCAACGGTCCCGCACCGACAATCAGGGTTTGTGACAGCCTCGAAACCGAGAAGGCTACGGTCAGCAAATGGATTATGGACCTCAAGAAGGACGGCGTAGCACCCCACGAGTTCGGTGTATTTGTTCGATCTGCGGCGGAGCTGGACCGAGCGCTTGCAGCCGTCAAAGAAGCGGGGCTCACCTTCAAGATACTGGATGAACAAGTCGAAACAACCAGCGGCCACGTGTCGATCAGCACCATGCATCTCGCCAAGGGCCTCGAGTTCCGAGCAGTCGTCGTGATGGCTTGTGATGATGAGGTCATTCCCCTGCAGGAACGAATCGAGACAGTGACGGACGACGCGGATCTGGAAGATGTGTACAACACCGAACGCCACCTTCTCTATGTCGCATGCACCCGCGCAAGGGATCATCTGCTCGTCACCAGCGTCGCCCCGGCATCGGAATTCCTGGATGATTTGCGGATGTGA
- a CDS encoding protein of unknown function (Evidence 5 : No homology to any previously reported sequences) — MKPVRLKIFISSIQKEFKQIRLDLKAFLLGDAFLHREAGLPEPQFEQRAGSFVITLWRDWLTAEVLASFHLNERQLAGLALLGSEGRLTSGRYQEETRISRQTATRDLDDMVKKGILEQRGERRGAFYVKAKVIPQL, encoded by the coding sequence GTGAAGCCGGTACGTCTGAAAATATTCATCAGCAGCATTCAGAAGGAATTCAAACAAATTCGCCTGGATTTGAAGGCCTTTCTTCTCGGCGATGCCTTCCTGCACCGCGAGGCCGGACTGCCCGAGCCGCAATTCGAACAACGCGCGGGCTCGTTCGTCATCACCCTCTGGCGAGATTGGCTGACGGCGGAGGTGCTGGCCAGTTTTCATCTGAATGAGAGGCAGTTAGCCGGGCTGGCCCTTCTGGGGTCAGAAGGACGACTCACAAGCGGAAGGTATCAGGAAGAGACGAGGATAAGTCGTCAGACAGCAACACGCGACTTGGACGATATGGTGAAGAAAGGAATCCTTGAACAGCGAGGTGAACGCCGAGGAGCTTTTTATGTCAAGGCAAAGGTGATACCTCAATTATGA